One Corallococcus exiguus DNA segment encodes these proteins:
- a CDS encoding nucleotidyltransferase, protein MGTDATLAERERAPDEINARARAVGLLHEAGVPFVVGGAYAYATYTGIYRDTKDLDLFPRKQDAIRALDVLEKDGWRTERPDEVWLYKAYKGDYFVDFIFSSGNGVATVDDEWFTNAKKATIFGYECLIAPAEEMIWSKAFVTERERYDGADINHLILKAGREMDWDRILRRFDRYWEVLLSHLMMFRFAYPSERDIVPNYVMTELMSRTLQTVRDGSWDEKLCRGNLVSKVNYHVDIHHWGFGDGRAWDEQDRPEGGIRGARSELEDSTGSGR, encoded by the coding sequence ATGGGTACGGACGCCACGCTGGCCGAGCGGGAGCGTGCGCCGGACGAGATCAACGCCCGCGCCAGAGCCGTTGGCCTGTTGCATGAGGCCGGGGTGCCGTTCGTCGTGGGGGGTGCGTATGCCTACGCCACCTATACCGGCATCTACCGCGACACCAAGGACCTGGACCTGTTCCCGCGCAAGCAGGACGCCATCCGCGCCCTGGACGTGCTGGAGAAGGATGGCTGGCGCACGGAACGGCCGGACGAGGTCTGGCTCTACAAGGCGTACAAGGGCGACTACTTCGTCGACTTCATCTTCTCCTCCGGCAACGGCGTGGCGACGGTGGACGACGAGTGGTTCACCAACGCCAAGAAGGCCACCATCTTCGGCTACGAGTGCCTCATCGCACCGGCCGAGGAGATGATCTGGTCCAAGGCCTTCGTCACCGAGCGCGAGCGCTATGACGGCGCGGACATCAACCACCTCATCCTCAAGGCGGGGCGGGAGATGGACTGGGACCGCATCCTCCGGCGCTTCGACCGCTACTGGGAGGTGCTGCTCAGCCACCTGATGATGTTCCGCTTCGCGTACCCGAGCGAGCGCGACATCGTGCCCAACTACGTGATGACGGAGTTGATGAGCCGCACGCTCCAGACGGTGCGCGACGGGAGCTGGGACGAGAAGCTGTGCCGGGGCAACCTGGTGTCCAAGGTGAACTATCACGTGGACATCCACCACTGGGGCTTTGGGGACGGCAGGGCGTGGGACGAACAGGACAGACCCGAGGGGGGAATCCGTGGCGCGAGATCCGAGCTCGAAGATTCGACTGGCAGCGGTCGGTGA
- a CDS encoding metallophosphoesterase family protein yields MAAVGDLHCREDQHGRFRQLVKQVNASADLLLLCGDLTDRGMIEEGKVLAEELSALRVPCAAVLGNHDYEHGQVKDICSELSKVGVHILDGDHFIFEKVLGVAGVKGFGGGFGNATLQAFGEGQTKSFVQEAVTESLKLEAALSHLDTPKKVVIMHYAPIPETLEGENIEIRPFLGTSRLSMPIDHYGAAYVFHGHAHHGALEGKTKSGIPVFNVAMPLLTKFTPEQRFALMEV; encoded by the coding sequence CTGGCAGCGGTCGGTGACCTGCACTGCCGGGAGGACCAGCACGGGCGGTTCCGTCAGCTCGTCAAACAGGTGAACGCCTCGGCGGATCTGCTGCTCTTGTGCGGGGACCTGACGGACCGCGGGATGATTGAAGAGGGCAAGGTCCTGGCCGAGGAACTCTCGGCCTTGCGCGTCCCGTGCGCCGCGGTGCTGGGCAATCACGACTACGAGCACGGGCAGGTGAAGGACATCTGCTCGGAGCTCTCCAAGGTCGGTGTGCACATCCTCGACGGGGACCACTTCATCTTCGAGAAGGTGCTGGGCGTCGCGGGGGTGAAGGGCTTCGGGGGCGGCTTCGGCAACGCGACGTTGCAGGCGTTCGGCGAGGGCCAGACGAAGTCCTTCGTGCAGGAGGCCGTCACCGAATCGCTCAAGCTGGAGGCGGCGCTCAGCCACCTGGACACGCCCAAGAAGGTCGTGATCATGCACTACGCCCCCATCCCGGAGACGCTGGAGGGGGAGAACATCGAGATCCGCCCCTTCCTGGGGACGAGCCGTCTGTCGATGCCCATTGACCACTACGGCGCGGCCTACGTCTTCCACGGCCACGCGCACCACGGTGCGCTCGAGGGCAAGACGAAGAGCGGCATCCCGGTGTTCAACGTCGCCATGCCGCTGCTCACCAAATTCACGCCCGAGCAGCGCTTCGCCTTGATGGAAGTGTAG
- a CDS encoding DUF4340 domain-containing protein translates to MRTSTVLMLGLLSVGCSRDAEKPPAPPKLFATEPAELPRGSTPDPTPVFTHLTVKARGATTELERTPEGWRLVSPVEAKADPYAVEALVQQLTSAKFKSTVNASPTDADLKKYGLTAPAFTVTARAFLPDANGEGAENPSRQRTVTLAGGDENPFDGSVYVRREGDATVYAADGAVRYSLDKGPFELRAKEFLGPLELASLQSIEVKAKDHAYVLTREADGKSWRMEKPEPTRANASRLTDLLKAFENHQALSFPQDTAANRKALGLDTPIVDARFVPASGEPIRVRLAQVTRDGATVVHALREQGSRSTLAEVEPRALTTLDVGVQELKDRRVLSFPRDDVRRMDFLPGGKAAPVVVTRGAGNSDAWQVEGPGGGRALHFRVVKLLGRLEALKASAFGEAKVKHWDRYGISDTSRGVVLRDADGRELARLWLGDAVPDTEDRLYARGSGPDLVEVSMSAVADLPTRAADLQEAPPEASDGGPPAP, encoded by the coding sequence GTGAGGACTTCCACCGTCTTGATGCTGGGGCTTTTGAGCGTGGGATGTTCGCGCGACGCGGAGAAGCCCCCTGCTCCTCCGAAGCTCTTCGCGACGGAGCCCGCCGAGCTACCCCGTGGCTCGACTCCGGACCCGACGCCCGTCTTCACACACCTGACGGTGAAGGCTCGTGGCGCCACCACGGAGCTGGAGCGGACGCCGGAGGGCTGGCGGCTTGTGTCTCCCGTGGAGGCGAAGGCGGATCCGTACGCGGTGGAGGCCCTGGTGCAGCAGCTCACCTCGGCGAAGTTCAAGTCCACCGTGAACGCGTCACCGACGGACGCGGACCTGAAGAAGTACGGGCTCACGGCTCCGGCGTTCACTGTCACGGCGCGGGCCTTCCTCCCGGACGCCAATGGCGAAGGCGCGGAAAATCCGTCCCGCCAGCGCACCGTGACGCTGGCCGGTGGAGATGAGAACCCGTTCGATGGCTCCGTCTACGTGCGCCGTGAAGGCGACGCGACCGTGTACGCGGCCGACGGTGCCGTGCGGTACTCGCTGGACAAGGGCCCGTTCGAGCTGCGCGCCAAGGAGTTCCTGGGGCCGCTGGAGCTCGCGTCGCTCCAGTCCATCGAAGTCAAAGCGAAGGACCATGCGTACGTGCTGACGCGCGAAGCGGACGGCAAGTCGTGGCGGATGGAGAAGCCGGAGCCCACCCGCGCGAACGCCAGCCGGCTGACGGACCTGCTCAAGGCGTTCGAGAACCATCAGGCCCTGTCCTTCCCTCAGGACACCGCCGCCAACCGGAAGGCCCTGGGGCTGGACACGCCCATCGTGGACGCGCGCTTCGTGCCTGCCTCCGGTGAGCCCATCCGCGTCAGGCTGGCGCAGGTGACCCGCGACGGTGCGACTGTCGTCCATGCGCTGCGCGAACAGGGTTCGCGGTCCACGCTGGCGGAGGTCGAACCTCGCGCGCTGACGACGCTGGACGTGGGCGTGCAGGAGTTGAAGGACCGGCGTGTGCTGTCGTTCCCGCGCGACGACGTGCGGCGCATGGACTTCCTCCCCGGCGGCAAGGCCGCCCCCGTGGTGGTGACGCGCGGCGCGGGCAACAGCGACGCGTGGCAGGTGGAAGGTCCCGGCGGTGGACGCGCCCTGCACTTCCGCGTGGTGAAACTGCTGGGCCGGCTGGAGGCTTTGAAGGCCTCCGCGTTCGGCGAAGCGAAGGTGAAGCACTGGGATCGCTACGGCATCAGCGACACGTCGCGGGGCGTCGTGCTGCGCGACGCGGACGGGCGTGAACTGGCGCGGCTGTGGCTGGGCGACGCAGTTCCGGACACGGAGGACCGGCTCTACGCACGGGGCTCCGGTCCGGACCTGGTGGAGGTGTCCATGAGCGCGGTGGCGGACCTGCCCACGCGCGCCGCGGACCTCCAGGAGGCGCCGCCTGAAGCTTCGGACGGCGGACCTCCCGCGCCCTGA
- a CDS encoding GldG family protein — translation MRATHVTRVLGPFGLLLLASSPFTLFLTSGSVALAAGKAVLGAAMLTAYVVTHREELGRAGTRRTGRFLASSVLTTLAVLGVLVALNVFAFRKNQRWDLTQERIFSLAPQTVQTLAGLKEKAHALALVPPTHPSYGELEELFRRYHEAAPETFDYAFVDPRREPTLAAKYQLKDKQTLVVVSRGEGDAAPHTTLPVPSEQELTNALLQLSATGAQKVYVLEGHGEWSLEAAGEGLTELRRQLLREGYRPEPLNLLGRKEVPRDAGLLIIAGAKQAYTAPEVAVLRTYLGEGGRLLYFTDANTDDGLGLFLADYGVQVDEGVAADPQFNSGNPFVLLSNFYGKHPITRPLQERGFNVQLPTPRSFTLVREGFLLPGVTVEPVLLSSPYAWVESRPLEDTTPSSGEKMGQLTLVAAASRDTRAAEHKRSDEARLVAVGDSELLLDPNWGYEANRNLVMNSLGWASHQAEKITLRPPDRETSTLELGEDQMRTLRFVSTDLLPLSLLGVGLAVWLSRRNR, via the coding sequence ATGAGAGCGACCCACGTCACCCGGGTGCTGGGGCCCTTCGGCCTGCTGCTCCTCGCGTCCAGTCCCTTCACGCTGTTCCTCACCTCCGGCAGCGTGGCGCTCGCTGCGGGCAAGGCGGTGCTGGGCGCGGCGATGCTCACGGCCTACGTCGTCACGCACCGGGAGGAACTGGGGCGCGCGGGCACCCGCCGCACGGGACGGTTCCTCGCGTCCTCCGTGCTCACCACGCTGGCGGTGCTGGGCGTGCTGGTGGCGCTCAACGTGTTCGCGTTCCGCAAGAACCAGCGGTGGGATTTGACGCAGGAGCGCATCTTCTCGCTCGCGCCGCAGACGGTGCAGACGCTGGCGGGGTTGAAGGAGAAGGCCCATGCGCTGGCGCTCGTCCCACCCACGCATCCGTCCTATGGCGAGCTGGAGGAGCTGTTCCGGCGCTACCACGAGGCGGCACCGGAGACCTTCGACTACGCCTTCGTGGATCCGCGTCGCGAGCCGACCCTGGCCGCGAAGTACCAGCTCAAGGACAAGCAGACGCTGGTCGTCGTCTCCCGCGGCGAAGGAGATGCCGCGCCCCACACCACCCTGCCCGTCCCCAGCGAGCAGGAGCTGACCAACGCCCTGCTCCAGTTGAGCGCGACGGGCGCGCAGAAGGTGTACGTCCTCGAAGGACACGGCGAGTGGTCGCTGGAGGCGGCCGGTGAGGGGCTGACGGAGCTGCGGCGCCAGCTGCTGCGCGAGGGCTACCGTCCCGAACCGCTCAACCTCCTGGGCAGGAAGGAGGTGCCTCGCGACGCGGGCCTGTTGATCATCGCTGGCGCGAAGCAGGCGTATACGGCGCCGGAGGTGGCGGTGTTGCGCACCTATCTGGGCGAAGGCGGCCGGCTGCTCTACTTCACCGACGCGAACACGGACGACGGGCTGGGCCTGTTCCTCGCGGACTACGGCGTGCAGGTGGACGAGGGCGTGGCGGCGGACCCGCAGTTCAACTCGGGAAACCCGTTCGTCCTCCTGTCGAACTTCTACGGCAAGCACCCCATCACGCGTCCGTTGCAGGAGCGCGGCTTCAACGTCCAGCTGCCCACGCCGCGCAGCTTCACGCTCGTCCGCGAGGGCTTCCTGCTGCCCGGTGTGACGGTGGAACCGGTGCTGCTGAGCTCACCGTATGCGTGGGTGGAGTCGCGGCCCCTGGAGGACACCACCCCGTCCAGCGGCGAGAAGATGGGACAGCTCACGCTGGTGGCCGCCGCTTCGCGGGACACACGCGCGGCGGAGCACAAGCGCTCCGACGAGGCGCGGCTGGTGGCCGTGGGAGACTCGGAGCTGCTGTTGGATCCGAACTGGGGCTACGAGGCCAACCGCAACCTGGTGATGAACTCCCTGGGATGGGCGTCCCATCAGGCGGAGAAGATCACCCTGCGCCCTCCCGACCGTGAGACGTCCACGCTTGAGCTGGGCGAGGACCAGATGCGGACCCTGCGCTTCGTATCCACCGACCTGCTGCCCCTGTCGCTGCTGGGCGTGGGACTCGCGGTCTGGTTGTCACGGAGGAACCGGTGA
- a CDS encoding ABC transporter permease — MRTALAIARKELAVAFTTPWAYAVFTAMAALSSFFFVSLLEQFQQVQSLAREHGWSKLPPDSIVYRNLTDGVVVQLWGVVLILTLFVAPFLSMRLFAEEKRQKTFALLLTTPVRPVDIVLGKYLGGLGLIFVTLGLTLVFPVLLSVVGTGPSGSALEWPTVLLGYGAVLLWGATCMAVGMFISALTESQMLAAFLTFTVLLPWMLLRGVAQSTAEPLRSFLNYLSFDTQLQGMIQGVLEVQALVFFASVILFSLLLTHRAVEAQRYA, encoded by the coding sequence ATGCGCACCGCCCTGGCCATTGCCCGCAAGGAGCTGGCCGTCGCCTTCACCACCCCGTGGGCCTACGCCGTGTTCACGGCGATGGCGGCGCTCTCGTCGTTCTTCTTCGTCAGCCTGCTGGAGCAGTTCCAGCAGGTGCAGTCCCTGGCGCGCGAGCACGGCTGGAGCAAGCTGCCGCCGGACTCCATCGTCTACCGCAACCTCACGGACGGCGTGGTGGTGCAGCTGTGGGGCGTGGTGTTGATCCTCACGCTCTTCGTCGCGCCCTTCCTGTCCATGCGGCTGTTCGCGGAGGAGAAGCGCCAGAAGACGTTCGCGCTGCTGCTCACGACGCCGGTGCGGCCGGTGGACATCGTGCTGGGCAAGTACCTGGGCGGCCTGGGCCTCATCTTCGTCACGCTGGGGCTGACGCTGGTGTTCCCGGTGCTGCTGTCGGTGGTGGGCACGGGCCCGTCCGGCTCCGCGCTGGAGTGGCCCACGGTGCTGCTGGGCTACGGCGCGGTGCTCCTTTGGGGCGCGACGTGCATGGCCGTGGGGATGTTCATCTCCGCGTTGACGGAGAGTCAGATGCTGGCGGCGTTCCTCACCTTCACCGTGCTGCTGCCGTGGATGCTCCTGCGCGGCGTGGCCCAGTCCACCGCGGAGCCGCTGCGCTCGTTCCTGAACTACCTGTCCTTCGACACGCAGTTGCAGGGGATGATCCAGGGCGTCCTGGAGGTGCAGGCGCTGGTGTTCTTCGCGTCCGTCATCCTGTTCTCGCTGCTGCTCACCCACCGCGCGGTGGAAGCGCAGCGCTACGCATGA
- a CDS encoding ABC transporter ATP-binding protein: protein MPITEKPIIEVRNLTRRYRDRVAIDDLSFTVGEGELLGFLGPNGAGKSTTMKILTGFLPPSEGSAKVAGFDVSTHPMEVKRRIGYLPETPPLYPELTVHGYLAFVAALKQVPGRAVKAEVARVAGLTGIDDVMGRVLQNLSKGYQQRVGIAQALIGSPPVLILDEPTEGLDPAQRADLRALIRSLKGKHTVLLSTHILPEVTVTCENVLILHQGRVVAHDAIDQLAKAHGQAEHASLEEVFIKLTAA from the coding sequence ATGCCAATCACCGAGAAGCCCATCATCGAGGTGCGCAACCTCACCCGGCGCTACCGCGATCGCGTGGCCATCGACGACCTGTCCTTCACGGTCGGTGAGGGCGAGCTGCTTGGCTTCCTGGGCCCCAACGGCGCGGGCAAGTCCACCACGATGAAGATCCTCACCGGCTTCCTGCCCCCCTCCGAGGGCAGCGCGAAGGTGGCGGGCTTCGACGTGTCCACGCACCCCATGGAGGTCAAACGGCGTATCGGCTACCTGCCGGAGACGCCGCCGCTGTATCCGGAGCTGACGGTGCACGGCTACCTGGCGTTCGTCGCGGCGCTCAAGCAGGTGCCCGGCCGCGCGGTGAAGGCGGAGGTGGCGCGGGTGGCGGGGCTCACGGGCATCGACGACGTGATGGGCCGCGTGCTCCAGAACCTGTCCAAGGGCTACCAGCAGCGCGTGGGCATCGCGCAGGCGCTCATCGGTTCGCCGCCGGTGCTCATCCTGGACGAGCCCACCGAAGGCCTGGACCCCGCGCAACGCGCGGACCTGCGCGCGTTGATCCGGAGCCTCAAGGGGAAGCACACGGTGCTGTTGTCCACGCACATCCTCCCGGAGGTCACGGTGACGTGCGAGAACGTCCTCATCCTCCACCAGGGCCGCGTGGTGGCCCATGACGCCATCGACCAGTTGGCGAAGGCGCATGGCCAGGCCGAGCACGCGTCGTTGGAAGAAGTCTTCATCAAGCTGACCGCCGCCTGA
- a CDS encoding aspartate kinase — protein sequence MPIVVQKYGGSSVADAEKLGKVARRVKQKRDAGYQVVVVVSAMGDTTDDLLSLAKSVSQDPPRRELDMLLTCGERISMALLSMALQEQGVPAISFTGSQSGIITNDAHAQARIVEVRPYRIQDELAHGKVVIVAGYQGVSYKKEVTTLGRGGSDTTAVALAAALDAEACEIYSDVDGVFSADPRVVPDARKLESLSYDEMQELASAGAKVLNAQAVEWAKARGITILARTAHGQGTGTSVQELAVPTDSRVKGVTADAEMAVLVAHASVPLQELLEFLDARAVRGRTLAHDGLPGAPGRTYLAVPLADIHGPEALQRELATRFGAGVDWQDGWGTVTCVGVGLNADWVPLRKALSAAEALSARIHAVSTSPLQVTLLVDKTHLKTLTARLHRELLGS from the coding sequence ATGCCAATCGTGGTGCAGAAGTACGGCGGCTCATCGGTCGCTGACGCGGAGAAGCTCGGCAAGGTCGCGCGGCGCGTGAAGCAGAAGCGGGACGCGGGCTATCAGGTCGTCGTCGTCGTGAGCGCCATGGGCGACACCACGGATGACCTGCTGTCGCTGGCCAAGAGCGTGTCCCAGGACCCGCCCCGGCGCGAACTGGACATGCTCCTCACCTGCGGCGAGCGCATCTCCATGGCGCTGTTGTCCATGGCGCTCCAGGAACAGGGCGTCCCGGCCATCAGCTTCACCGGCAGCCAGAGCGGCATCATCACCAACGACGCGCACGCCCAGGCCCGCATCGTGGAGGTGCGGCCCTACCGCATCCAGGACGAGCTGGCGCACGGCAAGGTCGTCATCGTCGCGGGCTATCAGGGCGTCTCCTACAAGAAGGAGGTGACGACGCTGGGGCGCGGAGGTTCCGACACCACCGCGGTCGCGCTGGCGGCGGCGCTGGACGCGGAGGCGTGTGAAATCTATTCGGACGTGGACGGCGTCTTCAGCGCGGATCCGCGCGTGGTGCCGGACGCACGCAAGCTGGAGTCGCTGAGCTACGACGAGATGCAGGAGCTGGCGAGCGCCGGCGCCAAGGTGCTCAACGCGCAGGCCGTGGAGTGGGCGAAGGCGCGCGGCATCACCATCCTCGCGCGCACCGCGCACGGCCAGGGCACCGGCACCAGCGTGCAGGAACTCGCCGTGCCCACCGACAGCCGCGTCAAGGGCGTGACGGCGGACGCGGAGATGGCCGTGCTCGTCGCGCACGCCAGCGTGCCCCTCCAGGAGCTGCTGGAGTTCCTGGACGCGCGCGCCGTCCGAGGCCGCACGCTCGCCCACGATGGATTGCCGGGCGCGCCGGGACGCACGTACCTGGCGGTTCCACTCGCGGACATTCACGGCCCGGAGGCGCTCCAGCGTGAGCTGGCCACTCGCTTTGGCGCGGGAGTGGACTGGCAGGACGGCTGGGGCACGGTCACCTGTGTGGGCGTGGGCCTCAACGCGGACTGGGTGCCGCTGCGCAAGGCCCTCTCCGCCGCCGAGGCCCTCTCCGCGCGGATCCATGCGGTAAGCACCTCGCCCCTGCAGGTGACCCTCCTGGTGGACAAGACGCATCTGAAGACCCTCACGGCCCGGCTGCACCGCGAACTGCTCGGTAGCTGA
- a CDS encoding N,N-dimethylformamidase beta subunit family domain-containing protein, translating to MGQGRRWMGLGVVLALLVTGASGCKDSGPAPGTPPPGDRHDEPPLSNDDAGVIGPDGGIIVPEYDAGTPDDEPDAGTLPDGGSALPERDPDAVYKENQKKGTTGWRIDKNANSREIEGYPLKATLTQGELLRVAVSLSEERKFSWFVYRLGYYGGVGAREVARGGPVQGTRQADCPADPSTGIIACSWSPTLEIPIGENWVRGVYVVKLVRDDRPSRYVPFYVRDANPRSEVAVLIPTANWAAYNTWGGTSLYDDQKGVMKAHGVSRAFQSSYDRPYYRGQGSGHLMTDDLSLVTWLESQDLDVGYFTDEDMDESYDFFRGAKVFFMSGHDEYWSSKQRDHADRALSEGRSIINLGANNAYWQVRFEPAADGRQRRVVTCYKGAPEDPYKDQRRTVKFRDLPAPRPENALLGVQFAARWHQWPFPTVITHPEHWVFNGTGLKAGDTLWMANGYEVDQLVSNGRQPSGVEVLAESPSLSLQGGFGFAHMVVRKQGEAYVFSSGGIDFVQKLAGVGDRVADPRAGRIVANVLYKALGRKLPGDLVKFQPPAAPSPMGPFAASVTTVAGQPGKRCHSGAKVGPDELGAPLAVAVLPDGGWAVADSLGNTVKRVSPDGKIRTVLTGLYGPMGIASDALGNLYVSDTENALIRRITPDGKAQVFAGTSFGYQDGPALSAAFNQPAGLSFTPDGTALLVADLNNSVIRRIDMVTPGNPVTTLQGDWLYRPSAVAQTVDGTTYVVESGMARVVRVRDGVTTVVAGSTPGFRDGEPKEGQLLPYLGLALLPDGSLAISDPGNYRVRRLTFNASGEPEKLTTLAGSGRYGADDGAGREAQLVLPAGLAVGPDGTLYVADAGNSLVRAINR from the coding sequence ATGGGTCAGGGGCGTCGCTGGATGGGACTGGGGGTGGTGCTGGCGCTCCTGGTGACGGGGGCCTCGGGCTGCAAGGACTCCGGTCCGGCACCCGGCACGCCTCCCCCTGGCGACCGCCATGATGAGCCGCCGCTGAGCAACGACGACGCGGGCGTCATCGGTCCGGACGGCGGCATCATCGTTCCCGAATACGACGCGGGCACTCCGGACGACGAGCCGGACGCGGGCACGCTGCCCGACGGCGGCAGCGCACTTCCCGAGCGCGACCCGGACGCCGTCTACAAGGAGAACCAGAAGAAGGGCACCACGGGCTGGCGCATCGACAAGAACGCCAACAGCCGTGAGATTGAAGGCTACCCGCTCAAGGCCACCCTGACGCAGGGCGAGTTGCTGCGCGTGGCGGTGTCCCTGTCCGAGGAGCGCAAGTTCAGCTGGTTCGTCTACCGCCTGGGCTATTACGGCGGCGTGGGGGCCCGGGAGGTCGCGCGCGGTGGCCCGGTGCAGGGCACGCGGCAGGCGGACTGTCCGGCGGATCCCTCCACGGGCATCATCGCCTGTTCCTGGTCGCCCACGCTGGAGATCCCCATCGGCGAGAACTGGGTGCGCGGCGTGTACGTGGTGAAGCTCGTGCGCGACGATCGGCCTTCGCGCTACGTGCCCTTCTACGTGCGTGACGCCAACCCGCGCTCGGAGGTCGCGGTGCTCATCCCCACCGCGAACTGGGCGGCGTACAACACCTGGGGTGGCACCAGCCTCTACGATGATCAGAAGGGCGTGATGAAGGCGCACGGCGTCTCGCGTGCCTTCCAGTCCTCCTACGACCGGCCCTACTACCGGGGCCAGGGCTCCGGGCACCTGATGACGGACGACCTGAGTCTGGTGACGTGGCTGGAGTCGCAAGACCTGGACGTGGGCTACTTCACCGATGAGGACATGGACGAAAGCTACGACTTCTTCCGTGGCGCGAAGGTGTTCTTCATGTCCGGCCACGACGAGTACTGGTCCTCCAAGCAGCGCGACCACGCGGACCGCGCGCTGTCTGAAGGGCGCTCCATCATCAACCTGGGCGCGAACAACGCCTACTGGCAGGTGCGCTTCGAGCCCGCCGCCGACGGCCGTCAGCGCCGCGTCGTGACCTGCTACAAGGGAGCGCCCGAGGATCCGTACAAGGACCAGCGCAGGACGGTGAAGTTCCGCGACCTGCCCGCGCCCCGTCCGGAGAACGCGCTCTTGGGCGTGCAGTTCGCCGCGCGCTGGCACCAGTGGCCCTTCCCGACCGTCATCACCCACCCGGAGCACTGGGTCTTCAACGGCACGGGCCTGAAGGCCGGTGACACGCTGTGGATGGCGAATGGCTACGAAGTGGATCAGCTGGTGTCCAACGGCCGCCAGCCCTCCGGCGTGGAGGTGCTCGCGGAGTCGCCGTCGCTGTCGCTCCAGGGCGGCTTCGGCTTCGCGCACATGGTGGTGCGCAAGCAGGGGGAGGCGTACGTCTTCTCCTCGGGCGGCATCGACTTCGTGCAGAAGCTGGCCGGGGTAGGGGACCGCGTGGCGGATCCGCGCGCGGGCCGCATCGTGGCCAACGTGCTCTACAAGGCGCTGGGCCGGAAGCTGCCGGGCGACCTGGTGAAGTTCCAGCCTCCAGCGGCACCCTCGCCGATGGGGCCGTTCGCCGCGTCCGTGACGACGGTGGCGGGGCAGCCCGGCAAGCGCTGCCACTCGGGCGCGAAGGTGGGGCCGGACGAACTGGGCGCGCCACTCGCGGTCGCCGTGCTGCCGGATGGGGGCTGGGCGGTGGCGGACTCGCTGGGCAACACCGTGAAGCGCGTGTCGCCGGACGGGAAGATCCGCACGGTGCTCACCGGCCTCTACGGCCCCATGGGCATTGCCTCGGACGCGCTGGGTAACCTCTACGTGTCCGACACGGAGAACGCGCTCATCCGCCGCATCACCCCGGACGGAAAGGCGCAGGTCTTCGCGGGCACCTCGTTCGGCTACCAGGACGGCCCCGCGCTGTCGGCGGCCTTCAACCAGCCCGCGGGCCTGTCCTTCACGCCGGACGGCACGGCGCTGCTCGTGGCGGACTTGAACAACAGCGTCATCCGCCGCATCGACATGGTGACGCCCGGCAACCCGGTGACGACGCTGCAGGGCGACTGGCTCTACCGTCCCTCCGCGGTGGCCCAGACGGTGGACGGCACCACCTACGTCGTGGAGAGCGGCATGGCGCGCGTGGTTCGCGTGCGCGACGGCGTCACCACCGTGGTGGCGGGCTCCACGCCCGGCTTCCGCGACGGTGAGCCGAAGGAGGGCCAGCTGCTGCCGTACCTGGGCCTGGCGCTGCTGCCGGACGGCTCGCTCGCCATCTCCGACCCCGGCAACTACCGAGTGCGCCGGCTGACCTTCAACGCGTCGGGTGAACCGGAGAAGCTGACCACGCTCGCGGGCAGTGGCCGCTATGGCGCGGACGACGGCGCGGGCAGGGAGGCCCAGCTGGTGCTGCCCGCCGGGCTCGCGGTGGGGCCGGATGGCACCCTCTACGTGGCGGACGCGGGCAACTCGCTGGTGCGCGCCATCAATCGCTGA
- a CDS encoding ATP-binding protein yields the protein MAAKANGEACGLCGGRTYVIERRGELATARVCTCSVDCPMCGGRGHRLVQKEGTFSAKVGPRMYEVLEPCVCTLRRTRVALYNDVQMPGVMAHASFDNYRPFNEAQDRGRGVAMHFANQYVKGATNKGFVLSGPVGTGKTHLMAATLGHLVLEMGVKTRYVEISLLYATIRRGFQDGKSGGEIIGPLSEVEVLAIDELGKGRGSPFEMETLDELIARRYNAGRTTLFATNYSLEPERKGVRSSAPSGYRTTDDARSAMKDAELLRERVGERIYSRLCEMCTFVELPRDTPDRRRTRQEMDAPPPMGGMRNPGR from the coding sequence ATGGCTGCCAAGGCGAACGGCGAGGCGTGTGGGCTGTGCGGCGGGCGGACGTACGTCATCGAGCGCCGCGGAGAGCTCGCGACCGCTCGGGTGTGTACGTGCTCGGTGGACTGCCCGATGTGCGGTGGACGCGGGCACAGGCTGGTGCAGAAGGAAGGCACCTTCAGCGCGAAGGTGGGCCCCCGGATGTATGAGGTCCTGGAGCCGTGCGTGTGCACGCTCCGGCGCACGCGTGTGGCGCTCTACAACGACGTGCAGATGCCGGGCGTCATGGCGCACGCGTCGTTCGACAACTACCGGCCCTTCAACGAGGCGCAGGACCGGGGCCGCGGCGTGGCGATGCACTTCGCCAATCAGTACGTGAAGGGCGCCACCAACAAGGGCTTCGTGCTGAGCGGACCGGTGGGCACGGGCAAGACGCACCTCATGGCGGCGACGCTCGGGCACCTGGTGCTGGAGATGGGCGTGAAGACCCGCTACGTCGAAATCTCGCTCCTGTACGCGACCATCCGGCGCGGCTTCCAGGACGGCAAGAGCGGCGGAGAGATCATCGGGCCCTTGTCGGAGGTGGAGGTCCTCGCCATCGACGAGCTGGGCAAGGGGCGCGGCAGTCCCTTCGAGATGGAGACGCTCGATGAGCTGATCGCCCGGCGCTACAACGCGGGGCGCACGACGCTCTTCGCCACGAACTACTCGCTGGAGCCGGAGCGCAAGGGCGTGCGGAGCAGCGCGCCTTCGGGCTACCGCACCACGGACGACGCCCGCTCCGCCATGAAGGACGCGGAGCTTCTGCGCGAGCGCGTGGGCGAGCGCATCTACAGCCGCCTCTGCGAGATGTGCACCTTCGTGGAGCTGCCGCGCGACACCCCGGACCGGCGGCGCACGCGGCAGGAGATGGATGCGCCGCCGCCCATGGGTGGCATGCGCAACCCGGGCCGGTGA